agatgataATGCATATTCAGGGTATGCATAAGATAGTCTACAGCATAGCAACAGACATCGGCAAGGAGTGCTCATGTCACAGTCAACAATCGATCCAAAAGTTCGAATATTTGGATACAAAATCTCATAGTAGGTGGCAATTGCAAACGATAAACATATTCAGCCGAAGCAGCAGAGTTTTCCAGAAACCTAGTTTCTGCAACTCAATGCAAAATTCTTCAAGCGCCCAAGCAAGCAAATCGATTAGGCGCACAGAGACCATGAATGCATCGGTCAGCTTTCAACACAAATCGGACTAATTTAGGTAGGCAAGGTGAACCTAAACAGGGGTGTTGCCTTACGCATACCAAACATTGATGAGTAACATACGATTGTTGGAATTTGACCAATCGCTCACCACAGACCAGTATGCCTAAATTTAACAATCATACATAGTCTACAGCATAGCAACAAGGATCGACAAGGCGTGTTCATACCACAGTCAACGATTGACCCAAAAGttcctcctttggttcataggataggaatagtataggaaaatcataggaagtgggATGACATGCATCACAATTCCTATAAAgaaagagatgtcatttgatgcataggataggaatttttccattgagtctaggctaatgtattttttcctttgaaatgtgaaGGATTGATTCCTATCCTATATAGGAATAGGAAtccattcctacaaaccaaagggcTTCGGCCTCCTTTGGTTTGGAGGAATTTCATAGGAATTCTAGAGGATAGGATtcttataggattttttcctttagagccctttggttcataggaatgGATTCCTATTCCTACATAGGATTGGTTCCTATCTTCacatttcataggaaaataaaaatgagcctagactcaatggaaaaattcctttggtgtcaaccaaatgacatctcgtttcctattcctactcataggatttgagatacatgtcatctcatttCCTACAGGATTCCTATTCCTACGAtaatcctatcctatgaaccaaaagAGGCCTTCAAAGTAATTTTTCCTACAAAGTTCCTATCCTTTATAATTCCTACAatattcctatgaaccaaaggaggcctgaGTGTTTGGATACAAATTCCCATAGTACGTGGCACTTGCAGACGATAATATATTCAGCCGAAGCAGCAGAGTTTTCCAGAAACCTACTTCCTGTAAGTAGATAATAACTTCAACCGATCAAACAAGCAAATCGATTAGGCAATAGACACCAGGAATGCATCGATCAGCTTGGACTAATTTAGGTAAGCAAGGTGAAGACAAACAGGGGTGTTGCCTTACAGATACCACACATGGATGAGCAACAGACGATAGTTAGAATTTGACCAATCGCCCGCCAAACATAAGTACGCCCAAATTTAACTACCAACCAAATAGCACTCTgtcctcccctccccccccccccccccccccccccccccgacccaGCGAGGCTAAAGCAAACCAGTACTACGAACTATAGTCCACTTCCAGTAATCATAAACCAACAGGAGCTACAGATCCATGAACCGAAGTTCCCCCAAGCTAAAAGCCTAAGATACTCGATCTCTCTCTGTTGAAGATGGCAAGAACAGCGACCGGAGATTATCTTAGGGATTGGTTTCTGCTCACCTTGTGGAGAGGCTCCTCGATTGCTCCGTCCATGCAGCGTAACAACTCATCACCCCCGGCCTCTCTGTGCCCCGCCCGTCGGTCCTCGTCCCGCTGCGCGCGTTGGGGGGGTCCGGATTCGGGAGGCCTGTCCAAGGGGGGGAGGGGATGATCGCGAGGCCGGGGGTGGGTGTGAGATCGGACTATCGGAGGTGTTGTTGttcttctccccctctcctctcctcttttttatTCTCCGCTGTTTATTTTTAAGAAAATCCGTGGTGGATAAAGAGGGGCAGGCGGTGACGTGGATCTCGGTGTCCTTTCGTGTCGCGGAGCGTCCCCGATGCGGATGATCGACTTTGTCGCCGTTGCAGGCCTGGGCTTTTTGCCTCGTGTGTGTGGCTCGCCGCTGCAGACTTGGGCTTTTGTATGCCATCGATGTATTCCTGGGAAATTTCATTTTCTTTCCCGATAATATGATTTTAGAAATCCTGATAATCAAATAGGAGTATTATCCTTCAGATTACAGTAATTCTTCTTCCCCTGTtatcaaaaaaaggaaaagaaaaacagCAGTTTTCCCTCTGGTAACATTTGAGACCAGGTCATCATGAAGCTAGGCTAGCAACGAGGCATGATAAAAGTAACAAACGACACAACACTTACTAATAGAATGTGGCTGGAACTTACAGGATGAGGTTTACACTTGACTCTGCAAAGTCACAGCCTTACATGGTATATCTGTGAGGGGGCATTCTATTCCCTAGCCAAGTCTTGAAAGACAATTTTgaggagtatatatatatatatatatatatatatatatatatatataagaaaGGTGCAAGCCTATACCAACAAGTAAAAAAGTTTCTGGCAAAACAGGTGTGTAGGGTGTGTCAATTCAAGTATCAACTGCACCTCAGCATGTTCAAGATCTTCAGAGTTGCAAATTATGGTGTCGCAAATTTCATTTACGGGTGAATCGTCACATCAAACGACCAGCATATTGTGCTCTAGGGTATTTTTGTTGCAGCTGGGGCCACTGCACGAAGAACTGATCGGCCATCCGTAGCTTGTACAACAGTAAACCACTTAACGAAAGCTTCTTCACTCTTGCGATACTTTCAATGTAGAAAATGGAGGACCATCCCAGACCAAGCACCTGCAAGAATATAGCAATTAAGTACTCAATAGAAAATTTTAAGCATTGCATTGACTTAGTATTTAGGACAAAAAACAGTGTTATCATTGAGTTTATAGCAAACACAGATTTATAACAATATTGACATCCTACTGTCCTAGTTTTCGTTCTATGATGAACAAAAATGTACTACAAATGTTGTGGTGGTTCGAACATAAATCTTGTACTGAGCTATATAGAACGTAGGATGTAAAGTTACCTTCAGAAGAAAAGCTGAAGCACATAGAGGGATGCATGTCCCGGGACCATTGCAAAATATCTACATGGGTGTTACAAGCAATTAGTATAATTGCACTCGTATAGCATAATGGGTGCTAATAAGTTTGAAGAGTGCACACCACTTGTGGTCTGATTCTTATTATTAGCCACATAGCATGCAAAATAGCACGCAGTGTTGTTGCAATGGCGGTAATGTAGGATTGGCCCACTTCACGGCTACGATATATCTGCATGAACTCGGCGTTCTCGATGATCGTTTCTCTATCACCCTAAAAAGGTATCATTGGTGTCATAGGCAAAACTGGAATTGCTTGCAAAGAATATCATAATTTTATATAGCAGGGTAACTGACCTCCACATGAATCAGTGACTTCTCATAGACCTGTGCCTTTGGAAGGCTCATGTTATCAGTAAGTGCAGCCACATAGTACCTTGGCGTAAACCGATCCTTCTGAAGCTCAGTTACAATATTCATCATCTCTGCAGTATGCCCTCCTGCGGAAGTAACATGAATATTAATAGGTGAATCTAATGATACATTCTGTTGTGGGCAGTATGATTACATAAAGACAATCTAATAGTTTCTTGGCGAATACGTAACTGATACTTCTAGTTGTGCTTATGTAAGTATACTGTGATCAAATGAAATGGGAGGAGGTAGAATGTTTAGTTTACCTCAGTACAATATCGAGTCCAGATACAAGTAAAAGGAAAAGGAAATCTAAAACATGTGGAGAACATAAGCTGGTGCTTTATAAAGCTACAAGTGATTTCTTAACTCTGACAAGAATCAGATGCAGCAGATTGGATGGTGTGTTTCATCAGACTTGCATAAGGAGTACACGTCCAGATGTCTAAATAAATAAGTACAATATAGGTACAAGCTAATTGGCAAACAACCTAGGTGTCTCGTTTTTAAAAGATGGTTTGGTCTGTGTATGAATGACCCGTATGGCATGGGAAATATAGACTGAATTTTATCCTAGGTCAAAGATTGCAATGTGTTGTCCCTAAAACTTCCGTCAAGGTTACGAATTGGTAGCACAGGAGTTGCTTACAAAGCCAGATGCACCATTGAGCAATAAGAAATCTAGACACCCGCAACACAACTGCACAAATGTTAGGAGAGTAATTGTCGATCATGATAACAATTCCCGTTGGAGCTTACTATCCTGTCATCTCGGTGCAAGTGCAACTCACGGCATCGCTTTGGACATTGTTCTCTGTCATAAAATAAACAATTTCAGTTTGCAGGCCAGGATGTACTCACCAGACCCGAGGACGATGAGACACCGCAGCCCGGAGGCACGAGACCTCGACGGCGGTAGGCCGCTGCGGCAAAGCACGTAGGCGACGCGGACGGCGAGAACGGATACGAGTACTGGAATAGCACAACACGCTGCCGCGAAGGCGTCGAACCCCATCTCCATAAGCGGTGGAGATGGGGTATGAGATCTGCGTGTGCGTGGTGCCGATCAACAGCGGCGCAGAGCTGCTGTAGGTGAGGGCGCTAGATCCCCAGTCTCACCGGCAACCGCGCGTGGCGTCGGAGCAGGGGAGGGGACTGTGATGGGGATGCTCGCCGGCCGGCTCCCGATGGCGGCGTCGGCCGAGGGAGCACGAGTCTTTTTTTCTTAATGGTGCCGAGGGAGCACGAGTCGGCCGCGGGGGAGAGGCGTCGTATTGTGGGCCAGCCCAGTTAGAGATGCCGCAAAAACGTGTGCCCAAAAAACAGTTTACGGCTTGTCCAAAAACGTATTTGTGGTACCCCGCGACATCGGGCGGAAAAGATACCGCAATTTCAGACCATATGTTAAATATAAGCAAAATCATGATTTTGAATAATACGTATAATTTTAATAGAACAGCAATATAAATCAAGCTTATTAATGAAACGCATACAATACAATAATCCCCTCAATTACAACAAATGTTCAACTCCGAATAATTAAAACAATAACATATGATCTGGAATTAAAATAATTGTTTAAATGACAAGTGAATGCAAATAAGATAAAATGAATAAAATGGGAGCCTATCTCTCATACAGTTGCCACTGGTGCTCAACGAGCTCATGACAGAGTTGGTTGTGTGTGACATTGTCGTTAATCTGCTAGTAGGTCTCAAGAAATGCAGTGATTCATCTGGATTCCTTGCAGGCTTGACACAGCTACCAATATTGTTATAAAAAACTCTAAGTTTAAATCCCTCTCAtcctcgatgatcatgttgtgtaAAAGTAGACGTGCAGTCATGATATTTGAAAGGGATTTCTTATCCCAGAAGCGAGCAGGGCCTCAAACAATGCCAAACTGAGCTTGCAACACACCAAATGTCCTGTCGATATCTTGTCGGCATGCTTCTTGTGCTTGGGCAAAAAAAGTTTGTTTTCTGCCTTGGGTTACTAATTATCTTCACAAATGTTGCCCGCGAAGAATAAATACTGCCAGCAAGATAACACTCCATGGTATAATCATGTTCATTGATAGTGTAGTTGCAAGGGAGAGGTTTTGCACTAGCTAATTGTGCAAAAAGATGTGATCTATGCAATACATAGATATCATTGAGGGACCCCGGCAATCCAAAGAAGAAATGCCGAATCCATAAGTCATGCGAAGCCATAGCTTAAAGCACAATAAAGGGTTTACGTTGATGGTCGGTGTACTGCCCAACCAAGCCTTCGGGCGGTTCTTTCACCTCCAATGCATGCAACCCACACTTCCAAGCATGTCCGGCGTAACGCCCCTATAATTAAGCTAGAGTGATCTCCGCTCTAAACATGCCAAGTCATCATGTTTTGCAAGATTAAGTGCCATTTGTCCCTAATCAAACTCAAATCCAAATTTAAATTGTGAGTCAAAAAATTATTTCTCCAAACGGACAAACAAAAATGTTGGTAATATCCCATAAATCCCCCAAGCAATTATCATGAATAAATCAACCCTGTTTGGATTACAAAAATTGCCCTAGAAATATTTAAAGTGGACCAGTAATGCTAAATTTGGCCATTTTGAAATAAACAAATACTTATACATTTCCAAATGATGTGAAACTTGTTGGGTGGTCTTGTTGTATTGCATGGTATTTATGTGCAATTTTTGAGCTAGAAAAAACTCATTTGGTattaaaataaaatagaaaagagagaagaagtaaagaaaatagaaaagaaaaccCCCACTATGCACTTGGGCCTCAAGTGCACAGtgaggcccagcccacctccaccAGCCATCGTCTTCCTTGCCCCCGCGTCGACAGAGGACGCGTCTGCGCGCGATGCGTCGTAGAATCAACGACACGGCGACGCGATAGTGCCCCGCTACTTGGCCTCTTCCCAACCCCGCAGACGAACCCTAGTCCCCTATCCCCCTCTCACTCGCTCTCCGTTTTGTTATCGAGCTCGTAGCCGCACTGTCGCCGCCGCACCATTGTCGTCTTCGCGGCCAGGAGCTTCCCCGAGCTAAGAGAGGATGTCCAGCCGCTCCATCATTGTCGCCTTCATCGAACATGCGTGTTGTATGGGAGTGAGAAGCCACAACGCAACACCATCATCGAAGCTTCTCTGATTGCATCTGCCTCCACCGCCGCTCAATCCACCACCGTCGTTGCACCCCGGTCTTCTCGACTCAACTGCGAGCACCGATGTAAGCCCCATTGCATTTCCCTCGCCGCATCACGTTGATCCGTAGTTGTAACTcgttactgttggaaatatgccctagaggcaataataaaatggttattattatatttccttgttcatgataattgtctattgttcatgctataattgtgttatccggaaatcgtaatacatgtgtgaatacatagaccacaacatgtccctagtgagcctctagttgactagctcgttgatcaacagatagtcatggtttcctgactatggacattggatgtcattgataacgggatcacatcattaggagaatgatgtgatggacaagacccaatcctaagcatagcacaagatcgtgtagttcgtttgctagagctattccaaatgtcaagtatcatttccttagaccatgagattgtgcaactcccggataccataggagtgctttgggtgtgccaaacgtcacaacgtaactgggtggctataaaggtgcaccacgggtatctccgaaagtgtctgttgggttggcacgaatcgagactgggatttgtcactccgtatgacggagaggtatctctgggcccactcggtcatcatcataatgagctcaatgtgaccaagtgtttggtcacgggatcatgcattacggtacgagtaaagtgacttgccggtaacgagattgaacaaggtattgggataccgacgatcgaatctcgggcaagtaacgtaccgattgacaaagggaattgtatacgggattgattgaatcctcgacatcgtggttcatccgatgagatcatcgtggaacatgtgggagccaacatgggtatccagatcccgctgttggttattgaccggagagtcgtctcggtcatgtctgcatgtctcccgaacccgtagggtctacacacttaaggttcggtgacgctagagttgtagagatattagtatgcggttaaccgaaagttgtttggagtcccggatgagatcccggacatcacgaggagttccgaaatggtccgtaggtaaagatttatatatgggaagtcctattttggccaccggaaaatgttcgggatttttcggtattgtattccgaagtggggcccacctgcatggggggacccacatgaacgtgggtagtgggggcaaggccccacacccctggtcaaggcgcaccaagatcccaccttagaaggaataagatcatatcccgaagggataagatcaagatccctaaaaaaggggataacaatcggtggggaagggaaatgatgggatttctttcccccacctttgccaacgccccaatggacttggagggcaagaaaccagccccctccacccctatatatagtggggaggcgcatgggagcagcaccccaagcccctggcgcctccctctccctcccgtgacacctctccctctcgctgagcttggcgaagccctgccgagatccccgctgcttccaccaccacgccgtcgtgctgctggatctccatcaacctctccctccccttgctggatcaagaaggaggagacgtcttccccaaccgtacgtgtgttgaacgcggagatgccgtccgttcggcgctcggtcatcggtgatttggatcacgacgagtacgactccatcaaccccgttcacttgaacgcttccgctcgcgatctacaagggtatgttgatgcactcttttccctctcgttgctagaagactccatggattgttcttggtgatgcgtagaaaaaaatttaatttctgcaacgatctccaacagtggcatcatgagctaggtttatgcgtagtttctatgcacgagtagaacacaaacttgttgtgggcgtagatgttgtcaattttcttgccactactagtcttatcttgtttcggcggcatcgtgggatgaagcggcccggaccgaccttacatgtacgcttacgtgagacaggttctaccgactgacatgcactagttgcataaggtgcctagcgggtgtctgtctctcccactttagtcagatcggattcgatgaaaagggtccttatgaagggtaaatagaagttggcatatcacgttgtggttttacgtaggtaagaaacgttcttgctagaaacctatagaagccacgtaaaaacatgcagcaacaattagaggacgtctaacttgtttttgcagcatatgccttgtgatgtgatacggccaaaaggatgtgatgaatgaaatatatgtgatgtatgagattgatcatgttcttgtaataggaatcacgacttgcatgtcgatgagtatgacaaccggcaggagccataggagttgtctttattttttgtatgacctgcgtgtcattgaataacgccatgtaaattactttactttattgctaaacaggttagccatagaagtagatgtaatcgttggcgtgacaacttcatgaagacacgatgatggagatcatgatgatggagatcatggtgtcatgctggtgacgaagatgatcatggcgccccgaagatggagatccaaggagcaatatgatactggccatatcatgtcactatttgattgcatgtgatgtttatcatgttttacatcttatttgcttagaacgatggtagcttaaataagatgatccctcgcaataatttcaagaaagtgttccccctaactgtgcaccgttgcgaaggttcgttgtttcgaagcaccacgtgatgatcgggtgtgatagattctaacgttcgaatacaacgggtgtaagccagatttacacacgcaatacacttaggttgacttgacgagcctagcatgtacagacatggcctcggaacacggaagaccgaaaggtcgatcatgagtcgtatagaagatacgatcaacatgaagatgttcaccgatgttgactagcccgtctcacgtgatgatcggacacggcctagttgactcggatcatgtttcacttagatgactagagggatgtctatctgagtgggagttcattgaataatttgattagatgaacttaattatcatgaacttagtctaaaatatttacaatatgtcttgtagatcaaatggcccacgctaatgttgccctcaacttcaacgcgttcctagagaaaaccaagttgaaagatgatggcagcaactatacggactgggtccggaacctgaggatcaacctcatagctgccaagaaagattatgtcctagaagcaccgctaggtgacgcacccatcccagagaaccaagacgttatgaacgcttggcagcagcgtgctgatgattactccctcgttcagtgcggcatgctttacaacttagaaccggggctccaaaagcgttttgagcaacacggagcatatgagatgttcgaagagctgaaaatggttttccaagctcatgcccgggtcgagagatatgaagtctccgacaagttcttcagttgtaagatggaggaaaatagttctgtcagtgagcacatactcaaaatgtctgggttacacaaccgcttgactcagctgtgagttaat
The sequence above is a segment of the Aegilops tauschii subsp. strangulata cultivar AL8/78 chromosome 6, Aet v6.0, whole genome shotgun sequence genome. Coding sequences within it:
- the LOC109774664 gene encoding uncharacterized protein, which codes for MEMGFDAFAAACCAIPVLVSVLAVRVAYVLCRSGLPPSRSRASGLRCLIVLGSGGHTAEMMNIVTELQKDRFTPRYYVAALTDNMSLPKAQVYEKSLIHVEGDRETIIENAEFMQIYRSREVGQSYITAIATTLRAILHAMWLIIRIRPQVIFCNGPGTCIPLCASAFLLKVLGLGWSSIFYIESIARVKKLSLSGLLLYKLRMADQFFVQWPQLQQKYPRAQYAGRLM